A portion of the Scleropages formosus chromosome 15, fSclFor1.1, whole genome shotgun sequence genome contains these proteins:
- the bcl11ba gene encoding BAF chromatin remodeling complex subunit BCL11B a isoform X4, translated as MSRRKQGNPQHLSQRETIAPAEADHVDSGPMAKAPSLDEAALGFPCPLPGGAGDHDLLTCGQCQMNFPLGDILVFIEHKKKQCQTLGAGLGCYDKMVERSSPSPPRPEGRKVVEPVEIGIQVTPEDEDDRRLTPTKGICPKQESVSAGRDEPSSYTCTTCKQPFPSAWFLLQHAQNTHGIRIYLETGPSSSSLTPRITIPPPMGAESIPQSPLTNFFGENNPFHLLRMSAPLLREPPGFVENRLPSTPPFVSPPPRHQLDPHRLERLSAEEMGLISQHPSAFERVMRLTPMAIESQSMDFSRRLRELAGNSSSTPPLSPSRANPMHRLLNPNPFQPSPKSPFLSTPPLPPMPPSSSTPPQPQGKTKSCEFCGKTFKFQSNLVVHRRSHTGEKPYKCQLCDHACSQASKLKRHMKTHMHKAGSITGRSDDGLSATSSPEPGTSDVTGEGMKNRDGDFQGEGVGVDNEEEEEEDEEEELENESESNFSMDSEFSRNRENGSKPPVDEKSLSLDKMVESAALSTLQQYNNLIVDNRKALPFSKGDLEGQQDTGDVQGEMESVERTAVNGRNCGSRDSFSGLFPRKPTPITSPSLSNSSAKRIKVEKDLDMPQTPLIPSENVYSQWLVGYAASRHFIKDPFLGFTDSRQSPFATSSEHSSENGSLRFSTPPGDMLDGGLSGRSGTASGGSTPHLGPGRPSSKDGRRSDTCEFCGKVFKNCSNLTVHRRSHTGERPYKCELCNYACAQSSKLTRHMKTHGQLGQDCVPR; from the exons ATGTCCCGCCGCAAGCAGGGGAACCCGCAGCATCTGTCGCAAAGAGAGACCATAGCGC CAGCAGAGGCTGACCATGTGGACTCCGGGCCTATGGCCAAGGCCCCCTCGCTGGACGAGGCCGCCCTCGGCTTTCCTTGCCCGCTGCCGGGTGGGGCCGGCGACCATGACCTTCTCACTTGCGGGCAGTGCCAGATGAACTTCCCCCTGGGGGACATCCTGGTTTTCATCGAGCACAAGAAGAAGCAGTGCCAGACCCTGGGGGCCGGCCTCGGCTGCTACGACAAGATGGTGGAGCGCAGCAGTCCATCGCCACCGCGGCCCGAGGGGAGGAAAGTGGTGGAACCGGTTGAAATCGGGATCCAGGTGACACCTGAGGACGAGGACGACAGACGGTTGACACCCACCAAAGGAATTTGCCCCAAGCAGGAGAGCGTCTCAGCAG GTAGGGACGAACCCTCCAGCTACACCTGCACCACCTGTAAGCAGCCCTTCCCCAGCGCCTGGTTCCTGCTGCAGCACGCCCAGAACACGCACGGCATCCGTATCTACCTGGAGACGGGCCCCTCCAGCAGCTCCCTGACCCCCCGGATCACCATCCCCCCGCCCATGGGGGCCGAGTCCATCCCACAGTCTCCGCTCACAAACTTCTTCGGGGAGAACAACCCTTTCCACCTCCTACGCATGAGCGCACCGCTCCTCAGAGAACCGCCGGGGTTCGTGGAGAACCGCTTGCCCAGCACCCCGCCGTTTGtcagcccccctccccgccaCCAGCTGGACCCCCACCGCCTGGAGCGCCTTAGTGCCGAGGAAATGGGTTTGATCTCCCAGCACCCCAGTGCCTTTGAGAGAGTGATGCGGCTGACGCCCATGGCCATTGAGTCCCAGTCCATGGACTTCTCCCGGCGGCTCAGAGAGCTGGCCGGGAACAGCAGTTCCACTCCTCCTCTCTCGCCGAGTCGTGCCAACCCTATGCACCGTCTGCTAAATCCCAACCCCTTTCAGCCCAGCCCCAAGTCTCCCTTTCTAAGCACCCCTCCCCTGCCGCCCATGCCCCCCAGCAGTAGCACACCGCCACAACCCCAGGGCAAGACCAAGTCCTGCGAATTCTGCGGAAAGACCTTCAAGTTCCAGAGCAATCTGGTGGTGCACCGGCGCAGTCATACAGGAGAGAAGCCCTATAAATGCCAGCTGTGTGACCACGCCTGCTCTCAGGCCAGCAAGCTGAAGCGCCACATgaagacacacatgcacaaggCCGGCTCCATCACCGGCCGCTCCGACGACGGTCTGTCTGCCACCAGCTCTCCAGAGCCAGGCACCAGTGATGTCACAGGTGAGGGCATGAAGAACAGAGATGGGGATTTCCAGGGAGAAGGTGTGGGTGTGGacaatgaggaggaggaggaggaagatgaagaggaagagctggaaaaTGAAAGCGAGTCGAACTTCAGCATGGACTCGGAGTTTAGCCGCAATCGGGAGAACGGCTCCAAGCCTCCGGTGGATGAGAAGTCCCTCTCCCTCGACAAGATGGTGGAGAGCGCAGCCCTGAGCACTCTGCAGCAGTACAATAACTTGATAGTTGACAATCGGAAAGCACTACCCTTCTCCAAAGGGGACCTGGAAGGGCAGCAAGACACGGGGGATGTGCAGGGGGAGATGGAGTCGGTGGAGAGGACCGCGGTGAACGGTAGGAACTGTGGTTCGCGGGACTCTTTCTCGGGCTTGTTTCCTCGCAAGCCCACCCCCATCACGAGCCCGAGTCTCTCCAACTCCTCAGCCAAGAGGATCAAGGTTGAGAAGGACTTGGACATGCCCCAGACCCCGCTCATCCCGTCGGAGAACGTCTACTCTCAGTGGCTGGTGGGCTACGCTGCCTCGCGGCACTTCATCAAAGATCCCTTCCTGGGCTTCACCGATTCCAGACAATCGCCCTTTGCCACTTCCTCGGAGCACTCTTCGGAGAATGGCAGCCTGCGCTTCTCCACGCCGCCGGGGGACATGCTGGACGGAGGCCTGTCGGGCCGCAGCGGCACGGCCAGCGGGGGCAGCACGCCCCACCTGGGCCCGGGCCGGCCCAGCTCCAAGGACGGCCGCCGCAGCGACACGTGTGAGTTCTGTGGGAAGGTGTTCAAGAACTGCAGCAACCTGACGGTGCATCGGCGCAGCCACACGGGCGAGCGGCCCTACAAATGCGAGCTGTGCAACTACGCCTGTGCCCAGAGCAGCAAGCTCACCCGCCACATGAAGACGCACGGCCAGCTCG